A region from the Pseudomonas cucumis genome encodes:
- a CDS encoding methyl-accepting chemotaxis protein, with translation MFNSDQQASRTSSVAAAINQLGAAAQEIARNAAQASNQASDARSLAEDGQQVVDRSIAAMNQLSSMLSASSTNIESLNSKTVNIGQILEVITSISQQTNLLALNAAIEAARAGEAGRGFAVVADEVRNLAHRTQESAQQVQTMIEELQVGARESVSTMSDSQRHSQDSVEIANLAGERLNSVTLRIGEIDGMNQSVATATEEQTAVVESINVDITEINTLNQEGVENLQSTLRACSDLEQQASRLKQLVGSFRI, from the coding sequence ATGTTCAACTCCGACCAACAGGCCTCGCGCACCAGCAGCGTGGCCGCGGCGATCAACCAGCTCGGTGCCGCCGCCCAGGAAATCGCCCGTAACGCCGCGCAAGCGTCGAATCAAGCCAGCGACGCGCGCAGCCTGGCCGAGGACGGCCAGCAAGTGGTGGATCGCAGCATTGCCGCGATGAATCAGTTGTCGAGCATGCTCAGCGCCTCGAGTACCAATATTGAATCGCTGAACAGCAAAACCGTGAACATCGGGCAGATTCTCGAAGTGATCACCAGCATCTCCCAGCAAACCAACCTGCTGGCGCTCAACGCGGCCATTGAAGCGGCGCGGGCCGGTGAAGCCGGGCGCGGGTTCGCCGTGGTGGCCGACGAGGTGCGCAACCTGGCGCACCGCACGCAAGAGTCGGCGCAACAGGTGCAGACCATGATCGAGGAACTGCAAGTCGGCGCCCGGGAATCAGTCAGCACCATGAGCGACAGCCAGCGTCACAGCCAAGACAGCGTGGAAATCGCCAACCTGGCCGGCGAGCGCCTGAACAGCGTGACGTTGCGCATCGGCGAAATCGACGGCATGAACCAGTCTGTGGCCACAGCGACCGAAGAACAAACGGCGGTGGTTGAGTCGATCAACGTGGATATCACCGAGATCAACACGCTGAACCAGGAAGGCGTGGAAAACCTGCAATCGACGTTGCGTGCATGCTCGGACCTTGAGCAGCAGGCTTCGCGATTGAAGCAGTTGGTGGGTAGTTTCCGCATCTAG